In a single window of the Phycisphaerae bacterium genome:
- a CDS encoding aminopeptidase: protein MDSNRTRLYFVLLAGLTVGLGLAGCEGLPYVLQLAEGQLQVQGHVEPIDDVLASGRLSEEDAAKLELMVAAREYAAGTLGLNVGRSYTTFYDTRGDPLAFNISAARRDALVPKTWTFPVVGEVPYLSFFDEAYLRDYEQQLKDAGYDTLTYELDAYSTLGFFDDPVRSTMLRRDVLSLSETIIHELLHNTIYRPNDTVFNESLATFVGRQGAVEFVRAQFGDNSGLPAIAVAFYADTDVVNAFLLDLYADLAAYYAQDLSAEQKIAGREAVYQAGRDRFVAAVQPTLNYPESFAGYANLPTNNAWMLAHYRYNLDLDVFADVYATTGSDWSAALDVYRAAAQGSDDPFTYLRGWLQQHSAALAVP, encoded by the coding sequence ATGGATTCGAACCGCACGCGGCTTTATTTCGTTCTCCTGGCTGGGTTGACCGTGGGCCTGGGCCTCGCCGGCTGCGAGGGCCTGCCCTACGTCCTCCAGTTGGCCGAGGGGCAGCTTCAGGTCCAGGGCCACGTCGAGCCGATCGACGACGTGCTCGCCTCCGGCCGGCTCTCCGAGGAGGACGCAGCCAAGCTGGAGCTGATGGTCGCGGCCCGCGAATACGCCGCCGGCACCCTCGGTCTCAACGTCGGCCGCTCCTACACGACCTTCTACGACACCCGGGGCGACCCGCTGGCGTTCAACATCTCGGCCGCCCGGCGGGACGCGCTGGTGCCGAAGACGTGGACGTTCCCGGTGGTCGGCGAAGTGCCGTACCTGTCGTTCTTCGACGAGGCGTACCTGCGCGACTACGAGCAGCAGCTCAAGGACGCGGGCTACGACACGCTGACGTACGAGCTCGACGCCTACAGCACGCTGGGCTTTTTCGATGACCCGGTGCGCTCGACGATGCTGCGGCGCGACGTGCTCTCGCTCTCCGAGACGATCATCCACGAACTGCTGCACAACACAATCTACCGCCCGAACGACACGGTGTTCAACGAATCCCTGGCCACGTTCGTCGGACGCCAGGGCGCCGTCGAATTCGTGCGCGCGCAGTTCGGCGACAACTCCGGCCTGCCGGCGATCGCGGTGGCGTTCTACGCGGACACGGATGTAGTGAATGCGTTTCTGCTGGACTTGTACGCGGATCTGGCGGCGTACTATGCCCAGGACCTCAGCGCGGAACAGAAGATCGCCGGGCGGGAAGCCGTGTACCAGGCGGGGCGCGACCGCTTTGTGGCCGCGGTGCAGCCGACGCTGAATTACCCCGAGTCGTTCGCGGGTTACGCGAACCTGCCGACCAACAACGCCTGGATGCTCGCCCACTACCGCTACAACCTCGACCTCGACGTGTTCGCCGACGTGTATGCCACTACGGGGTCGGACTGGTCGGCAGCGCTGGATGTGTACCGCGCGGCGGCACAGGGGTCGGACGATCCGTTCACGTACCTGCGGGGCTGGCTGCAGCAGCACTCGGCGGCGCTCGCCGTCCCGTAG
- a CDS encoding neutral zinc metallopeptidase, translating into MRWTGLRRSGNIEDRRRGGRGLALGGGGMLILILLAVLFGRDPAALMQLVSDGGAGPLPDEGGVAGVVATGDPEDDRLAEFVAVVLGDTETVWHDLFAQQGRSYREPKLVLFRDRVRSACGLAGSATGPFYCPGDEKVYLDLSFFADLGARFGAPGDFAQAYVIAHEIGHHVQKVLGISDRFDAQRRRVSEKEANALLVRLELQADFFAGVWAHHAHRARDLLEPGDLEEGLRAAAAVGDDRLQKQAQGYVVPDSFTHGTSEQRVRWFRRGYETGDISQGNTFEVATP; encoded by the coding sequence ATGCGTTGGACAGGGCTGCGCCGTAGCGGCAACATCGAAGATCGGCGGCGAGGGGGGCGCGGATTGGCACTGGGCGGTGGGGGGATGCTCATCCTGATCTTGCTCGCGGTCTTGTTTGGCCGGGACCCAGCGGCGCTCATGCAACTGGTGTCGGACGGCGGGGCGGGCCCGCTACCCGACGAAGGTGGTGTCGCCGGCGTCGTCGCCACCGGCGATCCGGAGGATGACCGCCTGGCTGAGTTCGTGGCGGTCGTGCTCGGCGACACGGAGACCGTCTGGCATGACCTGTTCGCACAGCAGGGGCGCAGCTATCGGGAGCCGAAGCTGGTCCTGTTCCGCGACCGGGTGCGCTCGGCGTGCGGTCTGGCCGGGTCGGCGACGGGGCCGTTCTACTGCCCGGGCGACGAGAAGGTCTACCTGGACCTGTCGTTCTTCGCTGACCTGGGAGCGCGGTTCGGCGCCCCGGGCGACTTCGCACAGGCGTACGTGATCGCCCACGAAATCGGCCACCATGTCCAGAAGGTGCTGGGGATCAGCGACCGCTTCGATGCGCAACGCCGGCGAGTGAGCGAGAAAGAGGCGAATGCGCTCCTGGTGCGGCTGGAGTTGCAGGCCGACTTCTTCGCGGGGGTCTGGGCGCATCACGCGCACCGGGCGCGCGATCTGCTGGAGCCCGGCGATCTCGAAGAGGGACTCCGCGCGGCCGCGGCGGTCGGCGATGATCGGCTGCAGAAACAGGCCCAGGGCTATGTCGTGCCGGACTCGTTCACGCACGGGACGTCGGAGCAGCGTGTGCGCTGGTTCCGGCGCGGCTACGAAACCGGCGACATTTCGCAGGGCAACACGTTCGAAGTTGCGACGCCGTAG
- a CDS encoding transposase, which produces MPRTAGASAGDVCYHVLNRGNGRQRVFHRDADYAAFLDLLAAAGTRWPLRVLGLCLLPNHFHLLLWPHADGDLSRWMQWLLTSHVRRYHGQRGTSGHVWQGRFKAFPIQRDEHFLTVLRYVERNPVRAGLARRAEDWPWSSLALRRRRSELLTASPVALPRNWTARVNRPETDAELEAVRQSVVRGAPFGTPAWSVRTAAALGLESTLHPRGRPRQVLREQAESAKLAKK; this is translated from the coding sequence ATGCCCCGTACCGCGGGTGCTTCCGCCGGCGATGTCTGCTACCACGTGCTCAACCGCGGCAACGGACGGCAACGCGTCTTTCACCGCGACGCGGACTACGCCGCCTTCCTGGACCTGCTCGCCGCCGCGGGCACGCGCTGGCCGCTGCGGGTGCTCGGCCTGTGCCTGCTGCCGAACCACTTTCACCTGCTACTCTGGCCACATGCCGACGGCGATCTGAGTCGCTGGATGCAGTGGCTGCTCACATCGCACGTGCGGCGGTATCACGGGCAGCGTGGGACGTCCGGGCACGTCTGGCAAGGCCGCTTCAAGGCGTTTCCGATCCAGCGGGACGAGCACTTCCTGACCGTGCTGCGCTACGTGGAGCGGAACCCGGTCCGGGCGGGGCTGGCGCGGCGGGCGGAGGACTGGCCTTGGTCCAGCCTGGCGTTGCGGCGTCGGCGGAGCGAGTTGCTGACGGCGTCGCCGGTAGCGCTGCCGCGGAACTGGACGGCGCGGGTGAACCGGCCGGAGACGGACGCGGAATTGGAAGCGGTGCGTCAGAGCGTAGTGCGTGGGGCCCCATTCGGCACGCCGGCGTGGAGCGTCCGCACGGCAGCGGCGTTGGGCCTGGAGAGCACGCTGCACCCGCGCGGTCGTCCGCGCCAGGTATTACGGGAACAGGCCGAGTCCGCGAAACTGGCTAAAAAGTAG
- a CDS encoding MFS transporter: MIIAACRRFLAPAPHVARLPESEVRRQYPRYRWRIMEATFIGYAMFYLVRNNLSPVAKEVQAALNYDKDMIGTIMAATALSYGLGKFLLGALSDRSNPRVFMACGLLLTAICNFAFGSVANYWLHLSLWTLNGFVQGMGWPPCGRSMGHWFSEKERGLTFSIWNTSHNIGGGIAGYLAAWATQHSSRWANELCAWATGRGWSTVADMATWLGAHVGGWHSAFFFPGILAAIGAVYLFWRLRDTPQSVGLPPIEEYRNDFTEAQRQHGLQERELSYRELLIHHTLGNKYIWLLAFANFFAYVARYCMLDWGPTYFREVKDATLLKGGMVVLVTEFGGIASTILFGWFSDLLGGRRGMVSVLCMIPILAAFVVIWLTPAGYFWLDLTMLGVVGFFIYPVINLVVIQALDLTSKKAIGTAAGFIGLFGYLGRAAQAKGFGWLLDKLQAVYSVSASWSIVIAVILLCTLLGVILLAFTWRLKPKA, encoded by the coding sequence ATGATCATCGCGGCCTGCCGTCGCTTTCTTGCTCCCGCCCCACACGTCGCGCGCCTGCCGGAATCCGAGGTCCGGCGGCAGTACCCGCGCTACCGCTGGCGGATCATGGAGGCAACGTTCATCGGCTACGCGATGTTCTACCTGGTCCGCAACAACCTCTCGCCGGTCGCCAAGGAAGTGCAGGCGGCGCTGAACTACGACAAGGACATGATCGGCACGATCATGGCGGCCACCGCGCTGAGCTACGGACTGGGCAAGTTCCTGCTCGGCGCCTTGTCCGATCGCAGCAACCCGCGCGTGTTCATGGCGTGCGGGCTCCTGCTCACGGCGATCTGCAACTTCGCCTTCGGCAGCGTTGCGAACTACTGGCTGCATCTGTCGCTCTGGACGCTGAACGGCTTCGTGCAGGGCATGGGCTGGCCGCCGTGCGGTCGCAGCATGGGGCACTGGTTCAGCGAGAAGGAGCGTGGCCTGACGTTCAGCATCTGGAACACGTCGCACAACATCGGCGGTGGTATCGCCGGCTATCTGGCCGCGTGGGCGACTCAACACAGTAGCCGCTGGGCCAATGAGCTGTGCGCCTGGGCAACCGGTCGTGGCTGGAGCACGGTGGCGGACATGGCCACGTGGCTGGGGGCACACGTCGGCGGCTGGCATTCCGCGTTCTTTTTCCCGGGCATCCTGGCGGCGATCGGGGCCGTGTACCTCTTCTGGAGATTGCGGGACACGCCGCAGTCGGTGGGCCTGCCGCCGATCGAGGAATACCGGAACGATTTCACGGAAGCGCAGCGGCAGCATGGCTTGCAGGAGCGTGAGCTGTCGTACCGGGAACTCCTGATCCACCACACGCTGGGCAACAAGTACATCTGGCTCCTGGCGTTCGCGAACTTCTTCGCCTATGTCGCGCGGTATTGCATGCTGGACTGGGGTCCGACGTACTTCCGGGAAGTCAAGGATGCGACTCTCTTGAAAGGCGGCATGGTCGTCCTGGTGACCGAGTTCGGCGGCATTGCCTCGACGATCCTGTTCGGGTGGTTCTCCGACCTGCTCGGCGGGCGGCGCGGCATGGTCTCCGTGCTGTGCATGATCCCGATTCTGGCGGCGTTCGTGGTAATCTGGCTGACGCCGGCCGGGTACTTCTGGCTGGACCTGACGATGCTCGGGGTTGTCGGGTTCTTCATCTATCCCGTGATCAATCTGGTCGTCATCCAGGCGCTGGACCTGACGTCCAAAAAGGCGATCGGCACGGCCGCCGGCTTCATCGGACTGTTCGGCTACCTGGGGCGGGCGGCGCAGGCGAAGGGGTTTGGCTGGCTGCTCGACAAGCTGCAGGCGGTCTACAGCGTTTCCGCCTCGTGGTCGATCGTGATCGCCGTGATCCTGCTGTGTACCCTGCTGGGCGTCATCCTGCTGGCCTTCACCTGGCGCCTGAAGCCGAAGGCGTAA
- a CDS encoding glycerol-3-phosphate dehydrogenase/oxidase — translation MSDQRVTRADVVAALTDGPFDVLVAGGGIVGAGVARDAALRGLRVALVDQHDFAFGTSSRSSRLLHGGLRYLAQGRLGLVREASVEKRIVHNLAPQICAPLPFVLPTYRGAPWAAWALWKLRIGVRIYDWLCSGHNFGRSGDMNPAQTADHLPGVQTANLTGAVRYFDGLTNDARLTIDTVRSAAKAGACAVNYCKLEEAVREAGTWRCVLTDRLSGRELRVTSRSVVNATGPWGQQFAQRGIPLRLTKGIHMVIERDRLPIPAAVVMTEGKRILFAIPWGERVILGTTDTDYAGPLEDVFADADDIAYVLQVTNESFPPAALSVNDVVSTWAGLRPLIANPHGRPSDISRSHKIRMSQPGWYDVAGGKLTTYRLIAEQTVDQLEQYLGRRRTPCCTALVPLLEPPEVGECSTLVPGPVSATAVEYCCHREWAIHLDDVMIRRTGWHHYHRDAGRIAAQVAQWMGACLGWNDAERDAELARYQRQVGASRPSRSDRPQPAVTGVRS, via the coding sequence ATGAGCGACCAGCGCGTTACACGTGCGGACGTCGTCGCGGCCCTGACCGATGGGCCGTTCGATGTCCTGGTGGCGGGCGGCGGCATCGTCGGCGCCGGTGTCGCGCGCGATGCCGCGCTGCGCGGGCTGCGCGTGGCCCTGGTCGATCAGCACGACTTCGCGTTCGGGACCTCGAGCCGATCGAGCCGCTTGTTGCACGGCGGCTTGCGCTACCTGGCGCAGGGACGCCTCGGGCTGGTCCGCGAGGCGAGCGTCGAGAAGCGCATCGTGCACAACCTCGCCCCACAGATCTGCGCGCCGCTGCCCTTTGTGCTGCCCACCTATCGCGGCGCACCCTGGGCCGCCTGGGCCTTGTGGAAGCTCCGCATCGGCGTGCGCATCTATGACTGGCTGTGTAGCGGCCACAACTTTGGCCGCTCCGGCGACATGAATCCGGCACAGACCGCCGACCATCTTCCGGGCGTGCAGACCGCGAACCTGACCGGCGCGGTGCGCTACTTTGACGGTCTGACCAACGACGCACGCCTGACCATCGACACGGTCCGCTCGGCGGCCAAGGCCGGTGCCTGCGCGGTCAACTACTGCAAGCTGGAGGAAGCGGTCCGGGAGGCGGGCACCTGGCGCTGCGTGCTCACGGATCGCCTCAGCGGCCGGGAGCTGCGCGTCACCAGCCGGTCGGTGGTGAACGCGACCGGGCCGTGGGGGCAGCAGTTCGCGCAGCGCGGCATTCCGCTGCGATTGACCAAGGGTATTCACATGGTCATCGAGCGCGACCGCCTGCCCATCCCCGCAGCCGTGGTCATGACCGAGGGCAAGCGTATCCTCTTCGCAATTCCCTGGGGCGAGCGGGTCATCCTGGGCACCACCGATACCGACTACGCCGGCCCGCTTGAAGACGTGTTCGCGGACGCGGACGACATCGCCTACGTCCTGCAGGTCACCAACGAGTCCTTCCCCCCGGCGGCCCTGAGTGTCAACGACGTCGTCAGCACGTGGGCCGGCCTGCGACCGCTGATCGCCAACCCGCACGGGCGCCCCTCGGACATCTCGCGCTCGCACAAGATTCGCATGTCGCAGCCGGGCTGGTACGATGTCGCCGGCGGCAAGCTGACGACCTATCGCCTCATCGCCGAGCAAACCGTGGATCAACTGGAGCAGTATCTGGGACGCCGACGCACGCCCTGCTGCACGGCGCTGGTCCCCCTGCTCGAGCCGCCGGAGGTTGGCGAATGCAGCACGCTCGTGCCGGGTCCCGTCTCGGCCACGGCGGTCGAGTATTGTTGTCACCGCGAGTGGGCCATCCATCTGGACGACGTCATGATCCGCCGAACTGGCTGGCACCATTATCATCGCGACGCCGGCCGGATTGCCGCGCAGGTCGCGCAATGGATGGGAGCCTGCCTCGGCTGGAATGACGCCGAACGGGACGCCGAGCTCGCACGTTATCAGCGCCAGGTCGGCGCGTCCCGGCCGTCCCGCAGTGACCGTCCGCAACCTGCCGTCACGGGTGTACGTTCATGA
- a CDS encoding HAD-IIA family hydrolase, whose amino-acid sequence MAVVDQLRSIRHVALDMDGTIYKDGTLFDFTPAFLATLARLGIGYTFLTNNSSKSCRDYLSHLLKLGIEATADQLYTSTLSTIDCLRREFPAVHRLFVLGTPSLQAEFAEAGFELLPDDEEPQAVIVGFDTTLAFPRLCKAAWWIQRGKPFIATHPDRVCPTDQPTVLVDCGSVCACLQAATGQAPTTVLGKPDPRMLTGILARHALQPAQLAMVGDRLYTDMAMARRAGALGVLVLTGEATRDDATTCPEPPDLVLRSIEQLGELLVTARQAGGAP is encoded by the coding sequence ATGGCAGTCGTCGATCAACTGCGCTCGATTCGCCACGTCGCGCTCGACATGGATGGCACCATCTACAAGGACGGAACGCTCTTCGACTTCACGCCCGCGTTCCTGGCCACGCTGGCACGGCTGGGAATCGGCTACACGTTCCTCACCAACAACTCGTCCAAGAGCTGCCGGGATTACCTGTCGCACCTGCTCAAGCTGGGCATCGAAGCGACGGCTGACCAGCTCTACACATCGACGCTCTCAACCATCGATTGCCTGCGGCGCGAGTTCCCGGCCGTGCACCGCCTCTTTGTGCTGGGCACACCGAGCCTGCAGGCCGAGTTCGCCGAAGCGGGGTTTGAGCTGCTCCCCGACGATGAGGAGCCGCAGGCCGTGATCGTCGGCTTCGACACCACGCTCGCGTTCCCGCGCCTGTGCAAGGCCGCCTGGTGGATTCAGCGCGGCAAGCCCTTCATCGCTACGCATCCCGATCGCGTCTGCCCGACCGACCAGCCGACCGTGCTGGTGGACTGCGGGTCCGTCTGTGCCTGCCTGCAGGCAGCAACCGGCCAGGCCCCGACGACCGTGCTGGGCAAGCCCGATCCGCGCATGCTGACCGGCATCCTCGCGCGTCACGCGCTGCAACCCGCCCAGCTCGCGATGGTCGGCGACCGCCTCTACACCGACATGGCCATGGCCCGGCGGGCTGGCGCGCTCGGCGTGCTCGTGCTCACCGGCGAAGCGACGCGGGACGACGCCACCACCTGCCCGGAGCCGCCGGACCTCGTGCTCCGCAGCATTGAGCAACTGGGTGAGTTGCTCGTGACCGCACGGCAGGCCGGGGGCGCCCCATGA
- a CDS encoding sn-glycerol-1-phosphate dehydrogenase, translating to MTTPRGANTTHAAVLNQRIADALHLVSDTRELQLGEGVIGRAAEVFQRQFPNSPAVIVADRNALAAAGQQVLALLKQAGVPTTDPIVFDEPDLPAEYQHVDRIQATLSATGAVPVAVGSGTINDLTKLAGHLCGRPYLVVATAASMDGYTACGASITRYGSKETFWCPAPRAVIADLDVICRAPTELNIAGYADLVAKTTAGADWILADAAGIEPMDPRAWELVQTHLREWIGDPAGVQRGQPAALHALTEGLLMSGLAIQHNRSSRPASGAEHQFSHLWDMEQHRHQGRVPWHGCKVGIGTLAVTLLYEELLRFSLEQLDIQRVCAQQPDLPAVQRSVCETHTQPELREIALREVAAKHRAGPALEEMLSRLRAAWPQLRTRLRQQLLGFKELHALLRRAGAPCEPEAISIDWLRLRRSYLAAQQIRRRFTVLDLAVLTGLLPACLDRLFAPVGPWRAGPGLSPEGGR from the coding sequence ATGACCACGCCACGAGGAGCCAACACGACGCACGCGGCCGTGCTCAACCAGCGCATCGCCGACGCGCTGCACCTGGTCAGCGACACGCGCGAGCTGCAGTTGGGCGAAGGCGTGATTGGCCGGGCCGCCGAGGTGTTCCAGCGCCAGTTCCCGAATTCACCGGCGGTCATTGTGGCGGACCGCAACGCGCTGGCCGCAGCCGGCCAACAGGTGCTGGCGCTGCTGAAGCAGGCCGGCGTGCCGACGACCGACCCCATCGTCTTCGACGAACCGGACCTGCCCGCGGAGTATCAGCACGTCGATCGCATCCAGGCGACATTGAGCGCGACCGGCGCGGTCCCGGTCGCGGTCGGGTCCGGCACGATCAATGACCTGACGAAACTGGCTGGGCATCTCTGTGGCCGGCCGTACCTGGTCGTGGCCACCGCCGCCTCAATGGACGGCTATACCGCGTGCGGCGCGTCGATCACCCGGTACGGCTCCAAGGAGACGTTCTGGTGCCCGGCACCCCGAGCAGTGATCGCCGACCTGGACGTAATCTGCCGCGCCCCAACCGAGCTCAACATCGCCGGCTATGCGGATCTCGTGGCGAAAACCACGGCCGGCGCGGATTGGATCCTCGCCGACGCGGCCGGCATCGAACCGATGGACCCACGGGCGTGGGAGCTGGTTCAGACCCATCTGCGCGAGTGGATCGGCGACCCAGCCGGCGTGCAACGGGGGCAACCGGCAGCGCTCCACGCGCTCACCGAGGGCCTGCTGATGAGCGGGCTGGCCATACAGCACAACCGGTCCAGCCGGCCGGCGTCCGGGGCCGAACACCAGTTCAGCCACCTGTGGGACATGGAGCAGCATCGTCACCAGGGGCGCGTTCCGTGGCACGGCTGCAAAGTCGGCATCGGGACGCTGGCGGTGACGCTGCTGTACGAGGAACTGCTGCGCTTCTCGCTCGAGCAGCTCGACATCCAGCGCGTGTGCGCGCAGCAGCCCGACCTGCCAGCCGTCCAACGATCGGTGTGCGAAACGCACACCCAGCCGGAACTGCGGGAAATCGCTCTGCGGGAGGTCGCAGCCAAGCACCGCGCTGGCCCGGCGCTGGAGGAAATGCTGTCTCGTCTCCGCGCGGCCTGGCCGCAACTGCGGACGCGTCTGCGGCAACAGTTGCTCGGCTTCAAGGAGCTGCACGCGCTGCTGCGGCGCGCCGGGGCCCCGTGCGAACCCGAGGCAATCAGCATTGACTGGCTGCGGCTGCGGCGCTCGTATCTTGCCGCGCAGCAGATTCGACGGCGCTTCACCGTGCTCGACCTGGCGGTGCTCACAGGGCTGTTGCCGGCATGCCTGGATCGGCTGTTCGCGCCGGTCGGGCCGTGGCGCGCTGGGCCCGGGTTGTCGCCAGAGGGAGGTCGCTGA
- a CDS encoding glycerol-3-phosphate responsive antiterminator, which produces MRKGPRAQDIRKWLTQPVIPVVAQTDADVAVVAEASLVFLQGCELSDLARILAWFKAGPLAHLPIMLHIDLLAGLTSDDAGLRYLAALGKIDGIITVRPHLVAAARKQGLRSILLLFLQDSRAVERGLHIVAQAQPDAIELVPGVAALEILPQFADLAVPRIAGGLIRTAELAQRLLAAGCDAISTSTADLWRLNGRARLS; this is translated from the coding sequence ATGCGCAAAGGCCCCCGCGCGCAGGACATTCGCAAGTGGCTTACACAGCCCGTCATTCCGGTCGTAGCGCAGACGGATGCCGACGTGGCGGTGGTGGCCGAGGCCAGCTTGGTCTTCCTGCAGGGCTGCGAGTTGTCGGACCTGGCCCGCATCCTCGCATGGTTCAAGGCCGGCCCGCTTGCCCACCTGCCGATCATGTTGCATATCGACCTGCTAGCCGGGCTGACCAGCGACGACGCCGGCCTGCGTTACCTGGCCGCGCTCGGGAAGATCGACGGGATTATCACGGTGCGCCCGCATCTCGTGGCCGCGGCCCGCAAGCAGGGGCTCCGCTCGATCCTGTTGCTGTTCCTGCAGGACAGCCGGGCGGTCGAGCGGGGGCTGCACATCGTCGCGCAAGCGCAGCCCGACGCGATCGAGCTCGTCCCCGGAGTGGCGGCCCTGGAAATCCTCCCGCAGTTCGCCGACCTTGCCGTGCCGCGTATCGCCGGCGGCCTGATTCGCACGGCGGAGCTGGCACAGCGGCTGCTCGCGGCGGGTTGCGACGCAATCAGCACCAGCACGGCCGACTTGTGGCGGCTCAACGGCCGCGCGCGGCTCAGCTAG
- a CDS encoding glycerophosphodiester phosphodiesterase, producing the protein MKMWIVLQLSVITLSTLSACRSGAERILVIAHRGDSAAAPENTLAAFRGAVAKHADYVELDTRASADGTLYCLHDDTVDRTTNAVATLGGEKIKFSQLTDQQIDTLDAGAWFDARYTGERIPRLADALAAIQADSRTLLERKAGSAESHARMLREKKLIGKLIVQSFDWQFLEELHKLEPTQPLAVLGDKAFDEKRWAGLPATGAQIVAWKHSDLNADLIAQLHARGYKVFAWTVDELADWQRLAAAGIDGIITNRPGELRQAIREGKLAS; encoded by the coding sequence ATGAAGATGTGGATCGTGCTTCAACTGTCGGTGATCACCTTGTCCACCCTGTCTGCGTGCCGGAGCGGCGCGGAGCGCATCCTGGTCATCGCCCACCGCGGCGATTCGGCGGCGGCGCCGGAAAACACGCTGGCGGCATTCCGCGGGGCGGTCGCCAAGCACGCAGACTACGTCGAGCTGGACACGCGCGCGTCCGCCGACGGGACCCTCTATTGCCTACATGATGACACCGTGGACCGGACGACCAACGCGGTCGCGACGCTGGGCGGCGAGAAGATCAAATTCAGCCAGTTGACCGACCAGCAGATCGATACGCTGGACGCGGGCGCGTGGTTTGACGCCAGGTACACCGGCGAGCGGATTCCCCGGCTCGCTGATGCGCTCGCTGCGATCCAGGCTGACTCGCGGACCCTGCTTGAGCGCAAGGCCGGCTCGGCCGAGAGCCATGCCCGGATGCTGCGCGAGAAAAAACTGATCGGCAAGCTGATCGTGCAGAGCTTCGACTGGCAGTTCCTGGAGGAGTTGCACAAGCTGGAGCCGACGCAGCCGCTGGCGGTGCTCGGCGACAAGGCCTTCGATGAGAAACGCTGGGCGGGCCTGCCCGCCACCGGCGCTCAGATCGTGGCCTGGAAGCACTCCGATCTGAATGCCGACCTGATCGCCCAACTCCATGCCCGCGGCTACAAGGTCTTTGCCTGGACGGTCGATGAGCTGGCCGACTGGCAGCGCCTCGCCGCCGCCGGCATCGACGGGATCATCACGAATCGTCCCGGCGAACTCCGCCAGGCGATCCGAGAGGGGAAGCTCGCTAGCTGA
- a CDS encoding aldo/keto reductase encodes MQYRPLGRSDLQVSEISLGCWTLGGLNWIDGVPNGWANVDEDEAIRAVHAALDAGVNHFDNADCYGNGRAERLLARALGPRRQDVLIVSKVGHFPGTAAHAYEALHIRHQCEQSLHNLQTDVLDIYYFHHGDFGPDDRYLDEAIDAMQRLQREGKIRIIGLSAYSAADFQRLVPRIRPTVLQSWAHLLDDQFIRPGGPVAELLKTHEMSFVAFSPLSQGLLLGKYDAKKPPQFEPGDFRASQERFSAAGIAKVNGLVDQIKTRHGARTEDLARVALQYVLAHERVACVIPGFRNRAQVACNLAAAGRPLTLPQVAELRALAASHVRT; translated from the coding sequence ATGCAATACCGCCCCCTTGGCCGCAGCGACCTCCAGGTCTCCGAAATCAGCCTCGGCTGCTGGACGCTCGGCGGCCTCAACTGGATCGACGGCGTCCCCAACGGCTGGGCCAACGTCGACGAGGACGAGGCCATCCGCGCCGTCCATGCCGCCCTCGACGCCGGCGTCAACCACTTCGACAACGCCGACTGCTACGGCAACGGCCGCGCCGAACGGCTGCTCGCCCGCGCGCTCGGCCCCCGCCGCCAGGACGTGCTCATCGTCAGCAAGGTCGGCCATTTCCCCGGCACGGCGGCGCACGCGTACGAGGCCCTGCACATCCGCCACCAGTGCGAGCAGTCCCTCCACAACCTGCAGACCGATGTGCTCGACATCTACTACTTCCACCACGGCGACTTCGGACCTGATGATCGCTATCTCGACGAGGCCATCGACGCCATGCAACGCTTGCAGCGCGAAGGCAAGATTCGGATCATCGGCCTGTCCGCGTACTCCGCCGCCGATTTCCAGCGCCTCGTCCCACGCATCCGCCCCACTGTCCTGCAAAGCTGGGCCCACCTGCTCGACGACCAGTTCATCCGACCCGGCGGCCCCGTGGCCGAGCTGCTCAAGACGCACGAGATGTCCTTCGTCGCGTTCAGCCCGCTCAGCCAGGGCCTGCTGCTCGGCAAGTACGACGCGAAAAAGCCGCCGCAATTCGAGCCCGGCGACTTCCGCGCGTCGCAGGAGCGCTTCTCCGCCGCCGGTATCGCGAAAGTCAACGGGCTGGTCGACCAGATCAAGACCCGCCATGGGGCGCGTACCGAGGACCTGGCGCGCGTCGCACTGCAATACGTCCTCGCCCACGAGCGCGTCGCGTGTGTCATCCCCGGCTTCCGCAACCGCGCGCAAGTCGCGTGCAACCTCGCGGCCGCCGGCCGCCCGCTGACGCTGCCGCAGGTCGCCGAGCTGCGCGCCCTGGCGGCGTCGCATGTGCGCACCTGA